The region GTCATCGTCACCACGCCGCAGGACGTGGCCCTGATCGATGCGGCGCGCGCCATCGATATGTTCCGCAAGGCCAGTGTGCCGGTGCTGGGCATTGTGGAGAACATGAGCTACTTCGTGGCACCCGACACCGGGCACACCTACGATCTGTTCGGACGCGGCGGCAGCCGCAAGCTGGGCGAGCAGTACCCGCTGCTGGGTGAGGTGCCACTGAACGTAGAAGTGCGGCAGGACGCGGATCAGGGGATTCCTGCTGTGCTGGCACACCCCGACAACGCGGCCGCTCAGGCACTGATTCAGGTGGCACGCAACCTGGCCGGGCAGATCAGCGTGCGTGCTCTTCACCAGAGCCTTGCGGACCTTCCGGATCAGCTGACCGTCGTATGAGTCTGTCCGTGGCTGCTTCCTCTGCCTCGCCCGTGTCCCCGGAGCGGACCAAGACGCGCTTGCTGGATCTGGTCAAGCGTTATGGTCCGCAAACCGCGCAGGACCTGGCGACCCGGCTGGATGTCAGCGTCCCGGCAGCCCGGCGTCATCTGGGTGACCTGCTGGATCAGGGGCTCCTGGAAGCGAAGGTCGAGAAACCCGGTGGGCGGGGCCGCCCGCAGCATGTGTTTGCGCTCACAGAGCGGGGAGAGGCGGCTTTTCCCAATACCTACTCGGGGCTCTGTGTCGATGTGCTGCACCACCTGCGCGACCTGTACGGCCAGGGCGCGGTGATCAAGGTGCTGGACGCCCGCAGTCAGGCACTCGCCGAGCGGCTGCGTACGGAACTGGCAGGAACGGCCACCCTGGGCCAGCGGGTCGAGAGCCTCGCGGTGCACCTCACAGAACTGGGCTTTGACGCTGTGGCCCACCGGGAAATGGTGGGTCCGGGCGGGGAAGAGGTCTGGTATATCACCCAGCGGCATTGCCCGAACCTGTCTGTGGCGCGGCAGTATCAGGAGTTGTGCATCTCAGAACTTACCCTCTACCGGAACCTGTTTGGTGTTCCCGTGAGTCGTGAGACCCGTATTGCCTGTGGTCAGGGGTGTTGCCGGTACCGTATCGGCGCGGCTGTTTCATGAGCCAGCCTGGCCCGCCGCAGTTTCTGCCGGCCGACCTGGAGACCCGCAAGCCACTGCACAGCATCGTGGCGTGGCCTCCAGAGCCGCTGGACACCTGGATGCGTCGCCGTCAGGAACAGCTGGGAGTACGTGGCTTCGGCCTGCCGCATCTGAACCTGCGGGCACCCTTTCAGACTGAGCTGCGCAGCGCCGAACTGGTGGCTGCGGTCAGAGAAGCGTTGCGCGGCGAGCCCGAGTTTGAGGTACGCATCAAAGGCTGGAAACAGCTTCCAAATGTCATATTTCTGGAGTTCGAACTTGATCCGACGCTGCGGAGGCTGCATGAGCGCCTGCTTGCCGTCGGTCCCTCAAGCCGCGCCCCCCACGACGGGGAACTGTACCGGCCGCACCTGACCCTGGCGCTGGGTGTATTGCCCTGGGCCGAGCCTGTGCTGTGGGAGGCTGTTCAGCGTCTGAAGCCACCGGTGGACCGCTTCACGGTGCACGCACTGAGCCTGACCCGGGAGGAACGTGGCGAGGTGCAGGAACTGCATACCTTCCCGCTGGAAGCTGCCCCGGACGAGGTTCCAGTGCTGGTCAGCCGCGACGCCGAACCCAGCTGATCTGGCGTGGGAATGGACCTGGGTGCTCGTCTCAGGAGGCCGGTACCGGGAGCCTCCGGCTGTCTCTTCTGACCGGGGGTTGAGACTTGCCGGCGGAAGCCACAGCAAGGGGGGCCGGGGATTGATGACCCGGCCCCCCTCAGCTGTGTCCTCAGGCTGGCGTTGCCACGCGCATCATGCTGCTCAGCGCCGCATGGAACTGCTCGTAGCCGGCGAAGTCCAGCTGCTGCTCGTTGTCCGACAGCGCGGTGGCCGGGCTGGGGTGTACCTCGATGTGGATACCGTCGGCACCTACAGCCAGCGCGGCCTTGGCAAGTGGGATCAGCAGGTCACGGCGTCCAGCAGCGTGGGTCACGTCCACAATGACCGGCAGGTGAGTTTCCTGCTTGGCCAGCGCGACCGCGCTGAGATCCAGGGTGTTGCGGGTCCACTTCTCGTAGGTACGGATACCGCGCTCGCACAGGATGACCTCGTTGTTGCCCTCGGACAGGATGTACTCGGCAGCGTACAGCCATTCCTCGATGGTGGCCGACAGCCCGCGCTTGAGCAGCACCGGGCGGCGGGCGCGGCCGACCTCGCGCAGCAGGGCGAAGTTGTGCATGTTGCGCGCGCCGATCTGCAGGATGTCGGCGTACTCGGCCACGACCTCTACGTCACGGGTATCCATGACCTCGGTGATAAACAGCTGGCCATGCTCACGGGCCACGCTGCTGCCTAAAATCAGACCATCGACGCCCATGCCCTGAAAGCCGTAAGGGCTGGTGCGGGGCTTGTAGGCACCGCCGCGCAGGATTTTCACGCCCTTGCCTTGCAGGAAGGCGGCCGTCTGCTCCATCTGCTCCTCGCTCTCGATGCTGCAGGGCCCGGCAATGATGATGGGCGGCTCGTTGCCTCCGATACGGACACCATCGATATCCAGCACGGTATCTTCCCGCTTGACCTTGCGCGAGACCAGCAACTGCTTCTTGTCGTTGCTTTCCTCCAGGGCCAGGCTGGCCTTGAAGATTTCCTTGAAGATGGTCTTGATGGTCGAGGCCGGGAACGGTCCAGGGTTCAGGGCTTCGAGCTCGCGCAGCTGCTGCTCTTCCCGGGCCGGATCGTAATGGTTCGGGCGGCCCTCCTGGGTCTTGGCGTGACCGATCAGGGCCACCACCTCGCCCCGCTTGGACATCAGGGTCAGGAGCTCACGATTAATCTGATCGATCTCAGCGCGCAGATCGTCAATAGAACGTTGTGATGTCATGGCCTGCAGTGTAGGAGTCTGGGATCGCAGGATTCACTCGCCCTGCTAGTCAATTGACAGGAGTTGTCCAAGTCCTGTCCAGGCTTGCTGGCCAGTCGTCGTACCCGGAAATCAGGCTGATCCGGCGGCTGGTGTGTTCACCATATGAATGGCTACCCGGCTCAGCGCCGCATACAGTTCTCGGGCGTCGTCCGGTGAGATTTCAGGCGTCTGCTGGAGCGCTGCTTTCATGCATCTGAGCCACGCCTGAGCAAGCTCCGGGGTAATAGGGAAGGGCAGATGCCGGGCCCGCAGACGGGGATGGCCGTAGCGCTGGTGATACAGCGGGGGCCCGCCGAGGAAGCCGGTCAGAAAAGCCAGTTGTTTGTCGGCCGTATGGCCGAGGTCAGATGGAAAAATCGGTGCCAGGTCCGGATCGGCCGCAACAAGCGAATAAAAGCGGTCCACCAGTGCTTTCAGGGCCTGGGGACCGATCCGTTCGTACAGGCTGCCACCTGCGCTCAGAGACATTGGGGCCGACATCATCTCCACGGTAGCGCCTGAAGTGTGCGCAGACCGTGGACGTGACCACTTGGGCTTGGCTGCCGACACGACTCGCGGTTTGATTGCCTGGGGGCAGAAGGAAACCCTGAAGGTCCCAGGCAATGAAGTCCGCGATTTAAATCATTTCCCTCAAGACCCTGGGTGGTAATCAGTGGTTACTTGTCGAGCTCGGCGCAGTCGTTGTCGGTAGCGAGCTTCAGATTTATCGTCTTCGCTGCCGCCAGATACCGCTGATAGTTCTTCTCGCGTGCGTCGGTGTTCAGCACCATCTCCTTCAGCTTTTTAAGCAGGCTGTCGCGCACGGCGTCACTTCCCTGGGTCGTGCGTTTGAGGCAGAAGGAGGTGATGAGGTGCAGTTGCAGGTGGCGGCTCAGTTCGGCTGAAGTGGGATCAGGATTGTTGCTCATGGCCTGCAGCACCAGTGCAGCGCGTACAGCCGCCCGATGCTGGGGCAGTGACTGATCGAATTCATGTTTGACCAGAGCATCTACATCGGGCCGCAGTTCGCTGATGATTTTGGCCGACCCAGAGGCGTCAGCAGCAAGTTGCGAGACAATAGAACTGCCTGAGCCTTCTGCCTGTGCCGAGCCTGCCACAAGCACAGCAGCAAACGTGAGATTTACGAGAGCTGAATGAGAAAAACGCATACCGCGCGACCGTAACATAAACAGTCTGACTAAACTCCTACAGACTCAGCTTGGTTTTCCAAAAACTTCATCCTGACGGCTTTTTTTCGGCATGAATGTCTGAACATATTGGTAAGGTCGTCTAGGCGCGTTGCCGGTCTTTCGGCTTTTTCAAAGGCATGGCGGGCTGCGATGGTCAGCACGGACCTGATCGCCGGCTTTTTGTTGGACTCAAATCATACGAAGCAGCATCCCGCTCAGGATTTGGCGTCACGCGGTGAGTGTTCAAATCTGGTCGCCCTTCAAGGGTTCGGGTTCAGGTGGCCTGGACTGGGAACACCGTCGTTGAACAGCACTGCAGGGCCTGACTCTGATGTGTGATCGGCGGACCTGCATATGACGTACTCAAATGCAGGAGCACTCAAACGTACTTCCTGCGTCTCATAGATGTCCTGCAGCCGCAGGGGAAGCGTTTGCGAGAGGAAAGAAAGGAGTAAGCCGGAGGGAGTTCAATTCAAGTATCTCCATTGCACATCAACCTTTCTTCGGAGGTCTTATGCTCACTGTGCATCTGCATCTAGCCGGCGGCGACACAATTGCCTTGGAGATGTCGCCTTCTCAGAAGGACCGGCTCAGCCGGACCATCAATCAGGAGAAACTTCCTCCCCTGCCTTTTGTAGCAGCGATCAATGGCATGACTGTAGAAATCCCCTGGCGCTCGATTGCCTACCTTTCCTCGTGTCCCCAGGTTCCAAATGTAGCCCTGGAAGCTGCTGACTAACCCGGCCCCGGTCACCCCATGGAACCGCTGTTGGATAGGCGACCAATCAGGAGAATCACGGGGGCTGGACGCGGGATCGACTGGCTCATGTGCTGCGGAAAAGTCAAAGCAATACCCATAGCCGCCCCGTCCCTGGACGGGGTTGTTGTGTTTCCCGGCTCATGCGCCTGACAGGACCGGCATATCGAGGAGTCTCTGGCCACAAATTCAGGAAATCCAGTTTCCTGAGCCCATATATCCCTGTAAGCATGGCAGCTATAAAGAAAAGCCCCGCTTGATAGCGGGGCTTTCTCCTGGCTCGGCAGGCTGGGGTCGAACCAGCGACCATTCGATTAACAGTCGAACGCTCTGCCACTGAGCTACTGCCGAATCCTACGCCTCAGGCGCGTGTGGCGCACCGTTTCCAGCGCGAGAGGGATAGTAGCATGCGTCTCCCACCTGTGCAAGTCCTGCTCAGGCCTGAGCTCCACCGGGCATCAGGGTACCGGGAGTCACTCCCAGGCGCTTGAGTGCTTCTGCCCACCGCTGCGGCGCTGGAACTTCCCACAGCAGCTCGGGAGTACTCTGCTCTACCCATACCCAGGCGCCTGCACGGGCCTCCTCTTCAAGCTGCCCGGCAGTCCAGCCAGCGTAGCCGAGGATCAGCATGTATTCCTGATCACTGGCCAT is a window of Deinococcus deserti VCD115 DNA encoding:
- a CDS encoding helix-turn-helix transcriptional regulator, with amino-acid sequence MAASSASPVSPERTKTRLLDLVKRYGPQTAQDLATRLDVSVPAARRHLGDLLDQGLLEAKVEKPGGRGRPQHVFALTERGEAAFPNTYSGLCVDVLHHLRDLYGQGAVIKVLDARSQALAERLRTELAGTATLGQRVESLAVHLTELGFDAVAHREMVGPGGEEVWYITQRHCPNLSVARQYQELCISELTLYRNLFGVPVSRETRIACGQGCCRYRIGAAVS
- a CDS encoding 2'-5' RNA ligase family protein, with protein sequence MSQPGPPQFLPADLETRKPLHSIVAWPPEPLDTWMRRRQEQLGVRGFGLPHLNLRAPFQTELRSAELVAAVREALRGEPEFEVRIKGWKQLPNVIFLEFELDPTLRRLHERLLAVGPSSRAPHDGELYRPHLTLALGVLPWAEPVLWEAVQRLKPPVDRFTVHALSLTREERGEVQELHTFPLEAAPDEVPVLVSRDAEPS
- a CDS encoding bifunctional 3-deoxy-7-phosphoheptulonate synthase/chorismate mutase — encoded protein: MTSQRSIDDLRAEIDQINRELLTLMSKRGEVVALIGHAKTQEGRPNHYDPAREEQQLRELEALNPGPFPASTIKTIFKEIFKASLALEESNDKKQLLVSRKVKREDTVLDIDGVRIGGNEPPIIIAGPCSIESEEQMEQTAAFLQGKGVKILRGGAYKPRTSPYGFQGMGVDGLILGSSVAREHGQLFITEVMDTRDVEVVAEYADILQIGARNMHNFALLREVGRARRPVLLKRGLSATIEEWLYAAEYILSEGNNEVILCERGIRTYEKWTRNTLDLSAVALAKQETHLPVIVDVTHAAGRRDLLIPLAKAALAVGADGIHIEVHPSPATALSDNEQQLDFAGYEQFHAALSSMMRVATPA
- a CDS encoding globin, which codes for MSAPMSLSAGGSLYERIGPQALKALVDRFYSLVAADPDLAPIFPSDLGHTADKQLAFLTGFLGGPPLYHQRYGHPRLRARHLPFPITPELAQAWLRCMKAALQQTPEISPDDARELYAALSRVAIHMVNTPAAGSA